A genomic segment from Labrus bergylta chromosome 3, fLabBer1.1, whole genome shotgun sequence encodes:
- the baz2ba gene encoding bromodomain adjacent to zinc finger domain protein 2B isoform X10, translating into MESGERLASPAPTLSAARTSSPAASSSSSSSSSSSSSPAPHSKSSLAPSPSALGSTLSTSGRLFGAAGEQPFIGSTLSSAFPLVNHPAFGAIYTTGTGRPEFGGLGSLGMSAALAAHPQLGALSEWWRAAEAHGRGAAAFLPSFIGFPPFFTPHIQPNHSASPVQIRMPGKNSHAPQKGVNGAVNGSGVCPSTTQSGSFSTSPAPVQASTKPTKNSDPSNSHRSSPQNNPAELVEKPVQKTKEKVNTEKPRKKPADTLGGSNSESGTSSDSTSDGSLSSDLEDLAEDDDDDDDDDDDDEDEDKSSDSEKRTRKKPKGLISSTGSAKMDRLLSGELQDKKVPSNPPTLVPSASPPALSQTSPLALHSSRTRTDAPQHHFSVIQSTGLAANSKPLALLTQPRRESSPSSSPIALTTSPKGSSNSSPKPPKLLPSSSPQDLPLSLCSSPKPLSVPSPPRSTLPPSSSPKSFGLTSSVTSSRKSSLKQSQRAGSGSAKSNKKKLLEASLAQISEFRLKQTLMSQGQTFPAELKKQQQGPNKSPKRTSLSSSPLHPTPPPQNNHSNLFLSSALLGLPEPHHPNGVIQSTTQDAPLALITKPRKDLASKGKSPQCDSDAGSMPVNLSTGANRTQTAAHTGALSQPSTTSPHATGHGSRKNKTPKVKGQTPGLGQGLGQADPLAAWKGFSQNHLVQSLVDLFRGGESGIGIPGVSIPGVGIPGMGIPGTCNPTAGLPANKESDDSADDDEDEDDDLEEEEEEDEEDSDDSLSESDSNSDSDISGKKVKELKLLPCGSSKKEMTPRRLTKGHELLNTSTNHTATSCSPLNLQVIKSPTIVTSSSALAYHSSPGSSSYSLASPLGLGKRKRVMDEKELMTPLELGWRRETRIKSVAGRPQGEVAYYAPCGKKLRQYPDVMKGLQWSLLKEEDVIPHILAMEGRRGRPPNSDRQSAGEGGKGNRRRKGRPPNVGDPLVPEGPSPSEVKLLRKLEAQEIARQAAQMKLMRKLEKQALARAAKEARKQQAIMAAEERRKQKEHIKILKQQEKIKRIQQIRMEKELRAQQILEAKRKKKQEAANIKILEAEKRIKEKELRRQQAEILKHQELERHRLDMVWERERRRQHVMLMKAVEARKKAEERERLRQEKRDEKRLNKERKLEQRRLELEIARELKKPNEDMCLSDHKPLPEFSRIPGLILPGRAVSDCLMLMQFMRGFGKVLGLDLNADVPTLGMLQEGLLNVGDSMGQVQDLLVKLLSLAVCDPGLPPGQKTKTMLGDHLTNVGINRDNVSEVLQMYMGAHCANTELAPLALSLKTKAFQAHKPSQKASILGFLANELACSRTVISEIDKSLDQMANMRKDKIIMEGKLKKLRTIHAKRTGRREASMGVEENQSVSTPSSATKRKRKAGGDSDDDEDEDDDSDDQAEEEDEEEEEEIKKVKKVETYDEDEVDQATSLEELEKQIEKLAKQHHQTRKKLFEISHSLRSMMYGQDRYRRRYWVLPHCGGVFIEAMESGEAPEELEEERHRRRRAAEEVKVKEEPQEIELQKDKSSNLDGQSTRTQSLEQQEEEKEHDGKKNSPTLFYQQPGSVSKLCTFQDANKDIGKETVKAEDKESPHVTLNGSPVGTPVATTTTTPSSPTHNTSQPAVATTPSLATTNDSTNVPHPTSTSLSVQCLSAPPESPGNTPPTSSPAPSPHISFQANDQLLRVLTERSGHWFSLLPRNPCDLASLSTTPPGAARVSPQASSTPANPKSPPPSPALPLTPSAASASASPHHPVGLLNYPLSALQVKSGGSLLGVSFGSWSSGMLSPSLPLCSSPMPGHSLEGNTAASGSSKSESPLPLIDKTPSMPSPALEMPKSLDHLTPRPVPDEMLTGWWRVSDVGELRALVIALHSRGIREKGLQRQIQKYMEIIPQVCTKHRDAAMIELCELEESQVSVESVRGWCVEEQAMEMDIAVLQQVEELERKVTAASLQVKQGWTFPDPQSEREDLVYFEHKPPTKSTPASANTGDKDSKEHPEERGEKGGVMRHPDNPLDIAVTRLTDLERNIERRYLRSPLGTTIQIRLDNVGTVTVPAPAPSTSADREGGEEEVAHGMKVWRKALSEVRSAAQLAMCIQQLQKSIAWERSIMKVYCQMCRKGDNEDLLLLCDGCDKGCHTYCHKPKITCIPEGDWYCPACISKASGPSPKNKKPQSKQVASSGGGGGGGGGGGGKKGGEAKKNGKQAGNGEVSEDDPASVSSTPKKGAKDTSRKRKTEESSPAQPPANQESPVCVKRAKTARDNNRDLGLCRVLLAELERHQDAWPFLTPVNLKSVPGYKKVIKKPMDFSTIREKLVSSQYQNLETFIIDVNLVFDNCEKFNEDNSDIGRAGHNMRKFFEKRWTELLKQTN; encoded by the exons ATGGAGTCTGGAGAGCGGCTGGCCTCCCCTGCGCCCACCCTGTCTGCTGCTCGCACCTCCTCCCCTGcggcctcttcctcctcctcctcctcttcgtcatCTTCATCATCCCCGGCTCCCCACTCTAAGAGCAGCCTGGCCCCGAGCCCCTCGGCACTGGGATCCACCCTCAGCACCTCTG GTCGTCTGTTTGGAGCAGCAGGAGAACAGCCTTTTATTGGCTCCACATTGTCAAGTGCCTTCCCTCTGGTCAACCACCCAGCCTTCGGAGCCATCTACACTACTGGAACAGGCAGGCCTGAGTTTGGAGGCCTGGGTTCTCTGGGCATGTCAGCTGCTCTGGCTGCCCACCCCCAGCTAGGAGCCCTCTCTG AGTGGTGGCGAGCTGCTGAAGCCCATGGACGGGGAGCTGCTGCCTTTCTACCCTCTTTTATCGGCTTCCCTCCGTTCTTCACCCCTCACATTCAGCCCAACCACAGCGCCAGTCCTGTTCAGATCAGGATGCCCGGCAAGAATAGCCATGCTCCACAGAAAG GCGTGAACGGGGCAGTGAATGGCAGCGGGGTTTGTCCTTCCACCACACAATCTGGCAGCTTTTCCACAAGTCCAGCTCCTGTTCAGGCATCAACCAAGCCAACCAAAAATTCAGACCCTTCTAACAGTCACCGTAGCAGCCCCCAGAACAATCCAGCAGAGTTGGTGGAGAAGCCGGTCCAGAAAACTAAAGAGAAGGTCAACACTGAG AAACCAAGAAAGAAGCCAGCAGACACTTTGGGGGGGAGCAACAGTGAATCAGGCACATCCTCAGACAGCACAAGTGACGGGTCTCTCAGCAGCGATCTTGAAGACCTGgcagaggatgatgatgatgatgacgacgatgacgatgatgatgaagatgaggacaAATCATCAGACTCCGAAAAGCGGACAAGGAAAAAACCTAAG GGGTTGATATCCAGCACTGGATCTGCAAAGATGGACAGGCTGCTCTCTGGGGAGCTCCAGGATAAGAAGGTCCCCTCAAATCCCCCTACCCTTGTGccctctgcctctcctcctgcctTGTCCCAAACCTCGCCACTGGCCCTTCACAGCTCCAGGACTCGGACAGATGCGCCACAGCATCACTTTAGCGTCATTCAGTCCACCGGCCTGGCTGCCAACTCAAAGCCCCTGGCGCTCCTCACTCAACCCCGCAGGGAGTCCTCGCCATCTTCCTCCCCCATAGCGCTCACTACATCCCCAAAGGGATCAAGCAACTCCTCTCCAAAACCTCCGAAActgctgccctcctcctccccccaggACCTGCCCCTCTCCCTGTGCTCCTCCCCTAAGCCTCTCTCCGTCCCCTCTCCACCCCGCTCAACTCTCCCGCCATCTAGCTCCCCAAAATCTTTTGGTTTGACCTCATCTGTGACCAGCTCCCGGAAGTCCTCGCTGAAGCAGTCTCAGCGTGCTGGTTCTGGATCTGCCAAATCCAACAAAAAGAAACTGCTGGAGGCTTCACTCGCACAGATCAGTGAGTTCAGGCTCAAACAG ACTCTCATGTCCCAAGGGCAGACGTTCCCAGCTGAGctaaagaagcagcagcaggggcCAAACAAGTCTCCTAAGAGGACATCACTGTCTTCATCACCATTGCATCCCACTCCTCCTCCCCAGAACAATCACTCCAACCTCTTCCTCTCGAGTGCCCTGCTGGGGCTCCCTGAACCCCATCACCCCAACGGAGTCATCCAAAGCACCACTCAGGACGCACCTCTCGCCCTCATCACCAAACCTCGCAAAGACTTGGCCTCTAAAGGCAAGTCCCCTCAGTGTGACTCCGATGCTGGGTCGATGCCTGTCAATCTGAGCACAGGGGCGAACAGGACCCAAACAGCCGCCCACACTGGGGCTCTGTCACAGCCCTCCACTACCTCACCCCATGCAACAGGCCATGGATCCAGAAAGAACAAGACCCCCAAGGTAAAGGGACAGACACCAGGGCTCGGACAGGGACTCGGACAAGCAGACCCTTTAGCCGCCTGGAAGGGCTTTTCTCAGAACCACCTGGTTCAGTCTCTTGTAGATTTGTTTCGCGGAGGAGAGTCCGGGATCGGGATCCCTGGAGTTAGTATCCCTGGTGTTGGAATTCCTGGCATGGGTATCCCCGGGACGTGTAACCCCACAGCTGGTCTCCCTGCTAATAAGGAATCTGATGACTCGGCAGACgacgatgaggatgaggatgatgaccttgaggaggaggaggaggaggatgaagaggactCAGATGATAGTCTTTCAG AGTCCGACAGCAACTCAGACAGTGACATCTCTGGAAAGAAAGTGAAGGAGTTAAAGCTGCTGCCATGTGGATCATCTAAGAAGGAGATGACTCCCCGCAGGCTAACCAAAGGCCATGAACTACTGAACACCTCAACCAATCACACCGCCACCAGCTGCTCCCCCCTCAACCTACAGGTCATCAAGTCTCCCACCATTGTCACCAGCTCCAGTGCCTTGGCCTATCACAGTTCTCCAGGCTCATCCTCCTACAGCCTAGCCTCTCCGTTAG GCttaggaaagaggaagagggtgaTGGATGAGAAGGAGCTGATGACACCTCTGGAGTTGGG GTGGCGGAGAGAAACAAGAATCAAATCAGTCGCGGGGCGACCACAAGGCGAGGTGGCCTACTACGCTCCCTGTGGCAAGAAACTAAGGCAATACCCAGATGTGATGAAG GGGTTACAGTGGAGCCTGTTGAAGGAAGAGGATGTTATTCCTCATATTTTGGCCATGGAAGGTCGAAGGGGTCGTCCCCCTAACTCCGATCGTCAGTCAGCAGGCGAGGGTGGCAAAGGTAACCGACGGAGGAAGGGACGGCCCCCTAATGTAGGCGATCCGCTGGTACCAGAGGGCCCCAGTCCCAGTGAGGTCAAACTTCTGCGCAAGCTAGAGGCTCAAG agATAGCCCGACAGGCCGCCCAGATGAAACTGATGAGAAAACTGGAAAAGCAGGCACTGGCGCGTGCAGCCAAAGAAGCACGGAAACAGCAAG CTATCATGGCagcagaggaaaggaggaaacagaaaGAGCATATCAAGATTCTCAAGCAGCAG gaaaagaTCAAGCGTATTCAGCAAATTCGGATGGAGAAAGAACTCAGGGCGCAGCAAATTTTGGAG GCCAAACGCAAAAAGAAGCAAGAAGCGGCCAATATCAAAATATTGGAGGCAGAAAAACGGATAAAG gAGAAAGAGTTGAGGAGACAGCAGGCGGAGATTCTCAAACACCAG GAGTTGGAGAGGCATAGACTAGATATGGTATGg gagagggagaggaggagacaacatgTAATGCTGATGAAGGCTGTTGAGGCTCGCAAGAAGGCAGAG GAGCGTGAGCGCTTGAGGCAGGAGAAAAGGGATGAGAAGCGCCTGAACAAAGAGCGTAAACTGGAGCAACGGAGGCTGGAGCTGGAGATAGCGAGGGAGCTGAAGAAGCCAAATGAAGACATGTGTCTGTCTGATCATAAG cCTCTTCCAGAGTTCTCTCGGATTCCTGGTCTCATCCTCCCCGGCCGGGCCGTGTCAGACTGCCTGATGCTGATGCAGTTCATGCGAGGCTTTGGGAAGGTTTTGGGGCTCGATTTGAATGCAGATGTGCCCACTCTGGGCATGCTACAGGAGGGCTTGCTCAATGTGGGGGACAGTATGGGTCAGGTCCAAGACCTTCTGGTCAAACTGCTTTCTCTGGCAGTTTGTGATCCTGGTTTGCCTCCTGGACAAAAG acaaaaacaatgCTTGGGGACCACCTGACAAACGTTGGCATCAACAGGGATAACGTGTCTGAGGTGCTACAGATGTATATGGGAGCCCATTGTGCCAACACAGAGCTAGCCCCTCTAGCCCTCAGTCTGAAGACCAAGGCTTTCCAGGCCCATAAACCTTCCCAGAAGGCCTCCATCCTGGGTTTCCTAGCTAACGAGCTGGCCTGCAGCAGAACGGTCATCAG tGAGATCGACAAGAGCCTGGATCAGATGGCAAACATGAGGAAGGACAAGATCATCATGGAAGGAAAACTGAAGAA GCTGAGGACCATTCATGCTAAACGCACCGGGAGGAGGGAGGCCAGTATGGGTGTGGAAGAGAACCAGTCTGTTAGCACTCCATCCTCTGCCACCAAACGCAAGAGAAAAGCGGGCGGAGACAGTGACGATGATGAGGACGAAGACGACGACAGTGATGACCAggctgaggaagaggatgaggaggaggaggaagaaataaagaagGTCAAAAAAGTGGAGACATATGATGAG GATGAAGTTGACCAAGCCACTAGTCTCGAGGAGCTGGAGAAGCAGATTGAGAAGTTAGCCAAG CAACATCATCAGACCAGAAAAAAGCTGTTTGAGATTTCACATTCACTACGCTCCATGATGTATGGTCAAGACCGCTACCGCCGCCGGTACTGGGTGCTTCCCCACTGTGGAGGGGTCTTCATCGAAGCCATGGAGAGTGGAGAAG CTccagaggagctggaggaggagcgacacaggaggaggagagcagcagaggaggtcaAGGTCAAAGAGGAACCTCAGGAGATCGAGTTGCAGAAGGACAAATCCAGCAACCTAGATGGGCAGAGCACTCGAACACAAAGCTTGGAGCaacaggaggaagaaaaggaacaTGATGGGAAGAAAAACTCCCCGACTCTATTCTACCAGCAACCAGGCAGTGTTTCTAAACTGTGCACATTCCAGGATGCCAACAAAGACATTGGCAAAGAAACTGTGAAGGCAGAAGACAAGGAGAGTCCCCATGTGACACTTAACGGCAGCCCCGTGGGCACTCCTGttgccaccaccaccacaacacCATCCTCCCCCACTCACAATACCTCTCAGCCTGCAGTAGCAACAACCCCCTCCTTGGCAACCACTAATGACTCTACAAACGTCCCTCACCCGACCTCAACTTCACTATCAGTCCAATGCCTGTCAGCCCCTCCTGAAAGCCCAGGGAACACTCCTCCAACCTCGTCCCCTGCTCCATCTccacacatttcatttcaagcaAATGACCAGCTGCTACGAGTGCTGACTGAGAGGAGTGGTCACTGGTTCAGCCTGCTCCCTCGAAACCCCTGTGACCTCGCCTCCCTCAGCACGACTCCTCCAGGAGCAGCCCGTGTGTCTCCCCAAGCGTCCTCCACCCCAGCCAATCCCAAATCCCCACCTCCCTCCCCTGCTCTGCCCCTCACCCCATCTGCTGCCTCTGCCTCAGCCAGCCCGCACCACCCGGTTGGCCTTCTCAACTACCCTTTATCAGCCCTACAG GTGAAGTCAGGTGGCTCATTATTGGGAGTTTCTTTTGGTAGCTGGTCCAGTGGCATGTTAAGTCCTAGCTTGCCACTGTGCAGCAGCCCCATGCCAGGTCACTCTTTGGAGGGCAACACGGCAGCAAGTGGCTCCAGTAAAAGTGAATCACCTTTACCTCTTATTGACAAAACTCCATCTATGCCCTCTCCTGCCCTGGAGATGCCCAAATCCCTGGACCACCTAACACCTAGACCTGTTCCAGATG AGATGCTGACAGGGTGGTGGAGGGTTTCCGACGTTGGGGAGCTGAGGGCTTTAGTGATCGCTCTCCACAGCCGAGGCATCAGAGAGAAGGGCCTCCAGAGGCAGATTCAGAAATACATGGAGATCATTCCCCAGGTCTGCACCAAACACAGAGACG CGGCCATGATTGAGCTGTGTGAGCTGGAGGAGAGTCAGGTCAGTGTGGAGTCAGTTCGGGGATGGTGTGTTGAGGAGCAGGCGATGGAGATGGACATTGCTGTGCTGCAGCAGGTCGAGGAACTGGAGAGAAAAGTCACTGCAGCCAGCCTACAAGTCAAG CAGGGCTGGACATTTCCGGACCCTCAGTCCGAGCGGGAGGACCTGGTTTACTTCGAGCACAAGCCCCCCACCAAATCAACGCCGGCCTCAGCGAACACGGGGGACAAAGACTCCAAGGAGCATCCTGAGGAGCGGGGGGAGAAGGGCGGGGTGATGCGTCACCCGGACAACCCGTTGGACATAGCAGTGACACGTCTGACCGATTTGGAGCGCAACATCGAGAGAAGGTACCTGAGGAGTCCCTTAGGTACCACCATTCAGATCAGGCTGGATAATGTGGGTACGGTCACTGTCCCTGCCCCCGCCCCATCCACTAGTGCTGACAGGGAAGG TGGTGAGGAGGAGGTGGCCCATGGTATGAAGGTGTGGAGGAAGGCTCTGAGTGAAGTGCGCAGTGCTGCCCAGTTGGCCATGTGCATCCAGCAACTGCAGAAGTCAATCGCCTGGGAGAGGTCCATCATGAAAGTG tattgTCAGATGTGCAGGAAGGGGGATAACGAGgacctcctcctgctctgtgACGGCTGTGACAAAGGCTGCCACACTTACTGCCACAAACCCAAGATCACTTGTATCCCAGAGGGAGACTGGTACTGCCCGGCCTGTATATCCAAG GCAAGTGGTCCGtctcccaaaaacaaaaaacctcaaAGCAAACAAGTAGCAtccagtggaggaggagggggaggcggaggagggggaggaggtaAGAAAGGTGGAGAGGCAAAGAAGAATGGAAAGCAGGCAGGAAACGGGGAAGTGTCAGAGGACGACCCGGCCAGCGTCAGCAGCACGCCCAAGAAAGGAGCAAAAGACACcagcaggaagaggaaaacAGAGGAGAGCTCACCTGCTCAGCCACCAGCCAATCAGGAgagccctgtgtgtgtgaagcgAGCCAAGACAGCGAGAGACAACAACAGGGACCTGGGATTATGCAG gGTACTCCTTGCTGAGCTGGAGCGGCATCAAGATGCATGGCCTTTTCTCACACCCGTCAACCTGAAATCAGTCCCTGGGTACAAGAAGGTCATCAAGAAACCGATGGACTTCTCCACCATACGTGAGAAGCTTGTGAGCAGCCA GTATCAGAACTTGGAGACTTTCATCATTGATGTCAACCTGGTCTTTGATAACTGTGAAAAATTCAATGAAGACAATTCAGACATTGGTCGAGCTGGCCATAACATGAGGAAGTTCTTTGAGAAGCGCTGGACTGAgcttctgaaacaaacaaactaa